Below is a window of Actinomycetota bacterium DNA.
GCCGGTCCGACCAGGTGATCCCCTGCACGGTGGTGAGCCCGTCGATGAGATCCATATCGAGGTTGTCCACGACGAGGCGGGCCCCTCCGGGTTGGGGTGGGTACGACTCGGCCAGGGCTTCGGCCAGGTAGACGCCGTCGGCGGTCGTGACGAGGAACCCGTTGACGAGCAGCGGACCGGCGAGGTCCGATTCCAGCGCCTCCGTCACCGAGATGCCCGGGCCGGCGACTGCCGCGACGTTGTGATCGGTTGCCGTCGAATCGTCCACCGACCCATCTGCAGGTGGCGGCAGATCGGAGACGGCCGCCGCGTTTGCGGCGTACGGTTCGGCGTCCTGGATCGAGCACGCGGTGCCGGCGAGTGTCAAAAGCAGTACCAGGCCGACGATCTTCATGGGACCTCCTCGAGGGTTGATTGGTGATTGGACGCAGGGGCCGACCGCGCGGTTCCCGACGGCGGTGCCGGCCGGCCGGAGCGACCGCTTCGCGGATGTCCCACAATTCCTCGGGTGGCGTAAGGTACGTCCCTGCGCCACGTTGCAGCGGTCCCGGTTCGGGATCCCGACGCACGGCCCGTCACATCCCCGGAGATACCCATGAAACGTTCAGTCACGTACGCCCACGCTCTCTTGCGCGTGGCGGCGGTCGTCGGAATCACCCTGACGGTTGCGATCTCGTCTGTCCCGGCTGCCCGGGCCGTAACCGAGTCGCCGTCCCGAACCGAGATCGTCCGGATCCAGCAGACACTTCAGCACCTGGGCTTGTACCGGGGCCAGATCGATGGCAGTCACAACAAGGCGACGGCCGACGCGATCATGGCCTTCCACAAGGTGGTGAGCGCCGACCGCACGAGTGAATGGACCCACGAGGATTGGCAGAACGTGCGGGCGCTGGCCGCTGTCGGCTACGACATTCCCGAGCGACCCGACGAGCCGGATCGTATCGAGGTGGACCTGTATCGACAGGTGATGTATCTCGTCGAAGGCGGCGACGTCGCCGGCATCTTCCCGATCGTATCCGGTAGGGGAGACACCTATGAACGGCTGGGTCGACGCACGGGCGGGGCGCACACTCCGGTCGGTGACTACACCCTGATCCGGCACGTGGCGGGTTGGCGATACGGGTCATACGGCCCGATCTATCGGCCCTGGTACTTCATCGGCGGCTACGCCATCCACGGCAGCAAGGTCGCGCGTCCCCAGCCTGCGTCGAACGGGTGCGTGCGAATACCGATGCAGGACATCGACTGGCTCGAGGGGCGCCTCGAGTTGGGGATGCCGGTCCATGTGTGGGTCGGGCGTCCGTCGAGTGCGGTTGCCGCATTCCACCTCGAGCATCTCGCCGCGTCCCTGCAATACGATATCGTGTAAGGCCCCGACAGCGCCCAATCTGAGCGTTCTCGTCAATGCCGGCGTCGAATAGAGCCGCCGGCATTGACGAGAACGCGTTGTTGGATGCCATCGGGCGCATTGCTAGTCTGTTGGTCGGATGGTTAAACCAGGTGACCAAGATACATCTCGCAAGGACCGGATCCTGCGAGCGGCGGGGGAGTTGATCGCCGAGGTCGGATGGGCCAACGTCACCACCCGGCTCATCTCCAAGCGGGCCGGCGTCAACAACGCGCTGATCCACTACTACTTCGGCACCAAAGACGATCTGCTCCTCGAAGCGGCCTCTGCGGTGTTCGCCGCCGAGATCGAAGGGTCGCTGGCCGTGATCGAGGAGGCGGAGAGTTTCGCCGAGGTCCTCGAGGGTGTGTTCACATGGCTTCGCACGGTAG
It encodes the following:
- a CDS encoding murein L,D-transpeptidase — translated: MKRSVTYAHALLRVAAVVGITLTVAISSVPAARAVTESPSRTEIVRIQQTLQHLGLYRGQIDGSHNKATADAIMAFHKVVSADRTSEWTHEDWQNVRALAAVGYDIPERPDEPDRIEVDLYRQVMYLVEGGDVAGIFPIVSGRGDTYERLGRRTGGAHTPVGDYTLIRHVAGWRYGSYGPIYRPWYFIGGYAIHGSKVARPQPASNGCVRIPMQDIDWLEGRLELGMPVHVWVGRPSSAVAAFHLEHLAASLQYDIV